The candidate division WOR-3 bacterium genomic sequence AGCAAGAATCCCTGTAACAAGTAAAACTTCCCCATCAAAAAGAGGAACATCTAATAACTCTAAACCATCCAAAAATTTTCTTGTTAACCCGATTCCATTTTCCAATTGAGGAAAATCATCATAAAAGGAAAGAGGAGGTATAGGATTATTCGTTTTTATATAAAACTCATCTGCTAAATATATAATCCTTTTTTTCTTTTTCCTTACTAATTCTTCTTGATAAGGCTCCACTAATCTTATAACTCCCTCCATCCATTTCGGAGTAGGATTTTTAATCTCCGGAAGATTACTGCGAAAGCTTGTCAACCCTACAGGAACAATACCTATAGATTCTAACAAATCTAAAGATAAAAGATCCTCTAAGGTTTCATTCAAGATTTCTCCATCATTTACCCCAGGGAGAAGAACAATCTGAGTATGAAGTTTTATTCCACCATCACAAAGCCTTTTTAGCTGTGCCATTATCTCCCCTGCTTTTTTATTTCTCATCATTTCAATCCTTTTTCTTGGATTGGTTGTATGAACTGAGATATAAAGAGGGCTAAGCTTCATTTCTATTATTCTTTTGAAATCCTCTTCTTTGAAATTTGTAAGAGAGAGGTAATTACCATAAAGGAAAGACATCCTATAATCATCGTCTTTTATGAGCAAAGATTCTCTTGCAAGAGGGGGATTTTGGTCAACAAAACAAAAAATACAATTATTTTCACATAACCTTATCTCAAATTCCTTAGATTCAATACCTATGGGTTCCTCCTCCCCCTTTTTAATATCATAAATATGAGTTTCCTTTTTGTCTAAGATTTTAATTCTTATTGATTCCCCAATTTCAAAAAATTTTAAATCAAGAGGGTCATTTATTTCTTTATCATCTATAGAAATTAGATGCATCCCTTTTTTCAATCCTATTTTATCTGCAATTGAACGTTTTTTTACTTTATCTATTCTAATCATATTGGAAAATAGACTCCTCTTCAACAAAATTGTTAATTAAAACTCAATTTTTATTTCACCTTTATTTAAGGAAGCTATTTTAGAAAGTGCTTTTTCTCCCTCCAAATCAGCAATCTTACTCTTTTTTATCTTTCCTCCTTTAATCTCAACAATACCATCACCAAAAGGCGAACTAATTAAAAGTCTGCAATCAACTTTCTGTTCTTTTAAGGTATTAATGAACTCCACAATAAAAATTTTATCAATTTCAACCTCACTCCTTTTCCTATCAACAATCTCCTTCATCAATCTACTCGCCTCAAGTCTCTTTTTTACTTTCTTTACCAAAAGAGCACCATTAAAAGGCTTGGTTATATAATCTGTTGCTCCAAGTTCATATCCCTTTGAATATTCATCAATCTCTGACTTTACTGTTAAGAAGATAAACGGGATAATTGGAAATTTTTCTCTCACTTTTTTTATAAACTCAAATCCATCCATCTCAGGCATCACCACATCTGAAATTATCAATTCGGGAGTCTCTTCATTCAACACTTTTAATCCCTCCTCTCCATTCTCAGCAACTCTGACCTCATAACCAGCCCTCTGGAGTGCCTTTTTCAAAATCATTCGTAATGCTTTATTATCCTCCACAACTAAAATCATCCATCCTCCTTCCTTCTACCTTTAATTTGACGCCTCTCTTTACCTGAACGTCTATCAACAAAGTGAAAATCTCTGGGCATTTCTATAATGAACTTCGTCCCTTTTCCATAAATACTTTCCACGTTAATCTTTCCAAAATGCTCATAAACTATCTTTCTCACCAAATACAAACCTATCCCAATTCCTCCCTTTTTCCTTGATTTAAACTTCTTAAAAATTGAGTTTACATCTCCTTTAATTCCCTTCCCATTATCTTTTACCCAAAACTCAACCATATTCCCTTCCTTCTTCCTTCCTCCTACTTCAATTTTTCCTTCTTCTCCTACTTCTTCATAGGCATTATTTATAAGATTTATCAAAACAGATTTAATAAGATTCTTATCACAAAGAACCTGAGGAAAATCCTCACTAAAATTAAAAAAAACATGATTATTATTTCCTATTACTATTCTTGCGCTTTCTCTTGCTAACTTCTCAATATCAACCTCTTCAAGTTTTAGGTCAAATTGTCCACTTAAGCTAAGAAAATCTAATGTAATATCTCGAAGATATTCTAATTCTTCTAAAAGTGCCTCGCTAATTTCTTTAACCTCTTTATCCTTTGATTCGGAAAGCATCCCAAGCCCCATTTTAAGTCCAGAAAGAGAATTCTTTATCTCGTGAACTATTAAAGTTAATCCCTCTCTTTCGCTTAATTCACCTTTCATTTGATTTAAATTTTAATTTTTTATTTCTCCCTTGTCAACCCTCCCAGTAGAACACATAAAAACATCACCACCAAGATGATAAATAAGTTCCGCTTTCAAAGGATCCCATATCTCATTCTTGAATAGAACCTTCACAGCTTCTACATATAGAACTTCGCCAAAAAATACAATATGATCTCCAAGCTCCTTATAATCTATTAAGGTGCACTCAATAGCACCAATACATTCTCCAATTTTCGGTGTATTTGATAATCTTAAAGGTTTCTGTTGTGTAAGCTTCGCCTTCTCAAATTTGTCAACATCTCTACCAGAATGGGTTCCACAATATAAGACTTTATCTAATAGATTCCAAGTGGGAATATTTACTATAAATTCTTTTCCTTTTTTTATTAATTCTGCAGAATACCTAGACGTTCCAATAGAAACACCAATTATAGGTGGTTTAATAGAAACTGGCATATGCCAAGCAACTGTAATAATATTGGATTTACCTTTATAACTGGATGTAACAAGTATTAAATTCCCCGAATTTATTAATCTATTTGCCTTAGAAATAGGAACTTTAATCTTTTCCATTAGAGCCCCCTTTAGTGGAATTATTTATTCCAAACAAATTTACTGTATTATCATATATTCTATTTGAAACTTCCTCAAAACTTTTATTCTTTATCTCTGTGATTTTTTTTACCACATAAATTGTGTAAGCAGGTTCATTTCTTTTCCCTCTTTTTGGATGCGGAGTAAGATAAGGAGCATCTGTTTCTACCAGAACATTATCAAGAGAAATTTCTTTCAAGACCTTAGCAATTTTAGCATTCGGATATGTAATAACACCTCCCACACCGAGATAAAAACTCATCTCAATAACCCTCTCAGCTACATCCTCTGAACCGTTAAAAGCATGAAATACTCCTTTACAAGAAAATTCTTTAACTATTTTAATCACATCTTCAATTGAATCTCTTGTATGAATAATTACAGGAAGGTTATTCTCCTCTGCAATTTTAAGTTGCCTTTTAAAAACATCTATTTGAATCTCTTTTGGTGAAATGTTCCTGTAATAATCAAGCCCAATCTCTCCAATTGCAACAACTTTCTTGTTTTTTACAAGTTTCCTTATTTCTTCTTCAACAACATCGTCATAAAATTTTGCATCGTGAGGATGCACTCCACAAGCTGCATAAACATTTTCAAATTTCCAAGCAAGTTCAACTGCCTCTTTACTTGAAAGTAAATCCCAACCAGGAATGATTATTTTCTCTACTCCTACTTTTTTTGCCTCCTGGATGAGTTTTTCTATTTCACCTCTAAATCTCTTATCCTGGAGATGGCAATGAGAATCACATATCATTAAGCGAAAACCTACTTATCTTTTTCTTCGGAAGCTTCGTTCCCTTCCTCTTCGTCCAGTTCATTAGAAGTTTCTCTTAAAGATTTTTTAAATTCTCTTATTGCTTTGCCCATAGACTTACCTATTTCTGGTAGTCTCTTTGCTCCAAATAAAAGAAGCGCTATGAGTAAAATGAGAATTATTTCAGGCCATCCAATTGGTCCAAACATCTTCTTCCTCCTTTTTAAATAGTATAAAGAAAAATACAAAAAGTCAAGATAAAACTTATTTGTTCAAAAGAGAATTAATCCGATCCATAATTTTATTTGAAATTTCTGGAATATCAAAAGTTTTCGAGGCAGAAGTGATCATTTCTACATTAAATCCTTCCGGCTTCCATGAACCAACTCCAGATGTAATCACAAGAATTACCTCATTAGGATTTTTCACTCTACCAAGAAATTCTCTAACTGGTTCAGGAACTCTCCAAGCCTCTGTCGTATGAATCAAAATCTCAAAATCCCATTCCTCTTGATGTATCTCTTTTAAAGAAGAAATATCTATCACTTTAACATAAAAATTCTTATTTCTAAGCCTTGTAGTAAGAGTATCCACCAAGAGATTCTTATATTCACTTCCTTGAGAAGCAATAAGAATCTTTGTTTCTGCTTCTTGGCTTCCTAACTCAAAAGGTTTGGCAACATCTTGAATATTGCATAATAAATAAATCCCAAAAACCACACCAGCCAATAAAACAATAGAGCCAAACAAAATTAAAACTATCTTCATTATCTTCATTTTACCTCCCTTTTTGGAATTCCTCAGCCATTTCCAATCTTTCTCCTATTGGAGGATGAGTGTAATAAATTAACTTAACCAAAAAACCTGGGTACGCGTTGGAAAGATTCCTGTTAGCAAGTCCGGCCATTGCTCTTTTAAATGCTTCTGGATCCTCAGTAAGATTAAGAGCTTCCTTATCTGCTTGGATCTCAAAAAGACGCAAAAGAAAATTTTGAAGGATTTTTAAGAAAACAAGATCTATAAGACTAAGAAACAACAAAAACATAGGAAGTAATGCAATATTATCTCTAAAGCCTTTTAAGAAAGTAGGAAAAAAATAACTAAAAGTTAAATGTAAAATATAAAAAGAGAATAGATTAAAGAAAAGACCTGTAAAGATTATCTTTGGAATATGGGCTCTTTTATAATGACCCACCTCATGGGCAAGAACCGCTTTTATTTCATCTATCTTCATATTATTAATTAAATTGTCTGTTAAAATAACCCTCTTTGTCTTCCCTAATCCTGCGAGCATTGCATTCTCTTTTGTCGTTTTTCTACTCGTATCTTCTTTAAAAAAACCTCTAAATTTTAACCCACCTTTTTCAAGAATTTCTTTTAGAGATTTTTTTAATTCTTCATCTTCTATAAGCTCATATTTATGGAAAATAGGCATAATCCAAATAGGAAAGACGATCGAAACAGCAATAGAAAAAAGGAGCATAAAGCTGGAAGCCACTAACCACCAAAGTGACTCAAACTTTTCAAAGATAATAAGAAGTGCACCAAAGATAAGAATACTAAAAATTAGAGAAATCAAAAAACTTTTCAGGTGATCCTTTAACCATTCCTTTTTACTCTGTTTCAAAAAACCAAATTTCTTTTCAATAATAAATCCTGAAATATAGGAAAGAGGAAATGTTATTAAATCTTGAGTTATTCCATAAATAAGAAGGTAAATAACAAATAAGATGAAAACAGAAGAAAATACCTTTGAATGAGCAATTTTCCCAGATAAACCTGAGAAATAAAAAAACAAATTAAAGAAAGAAGAAATTATACTCCCCCATAAAGAGATTTTTCTCCTCTCTTTTTCGTATGCCTTTGCTTTCTCCTGAAGCCTTTCATCAAGAAGTGGATGAATCCTTTTTTCCATTTTCAATAAAGAAGATGTGCTTTTCTCAAAAATTTGCAAGGGGTATTTTGAACTTGTATTTAAAAAATTTTATCTTATTTTTATAAAAATGGAAAAATTAAAGGGAAAAGCCCTTTTTCTTCTCAAAAATAACATAAATAAAGGTTACAGCAAGAATCTAAATAGAGAGTACTTTTACATCTCTCCAGACAAAATCCACTTCCACCAATGGTTTTGGGACTCCTGTTTTCATACAATAGTCACTTCAAAGTTAGAACCAGAATTGGCAAAGAAAGAATTTGAAACCTTACTCTCTGTTCAAAAAGAAGATGGTTTCTTGCCTCATATTATTTTCTGGAAATTAAGATTTAAAGACCATTTAAAAAGATGGTGGCTAGAAGAAGTAAACAGGAAAGAAACCATCTTCTTTTCTGCCGAAATTCAACCTCCTGTGATTGGAATTTCTCTTCTTGAGATCTATAAAAATACAAAAGACATTTCTTTTGTTAAAAGAAATATAGAGAAAGTCGAAAAATATTACTCCTATCTAAGGGATAAAAGAGATCCTGATAAAGATGCTCTTGTCTCAATAATAACTCCTATGGAATCAGGGATGGACCTTTCCCCTCAGTATGATGTTGTCTTCGGAAATTATATTCATAATCCTATAATAACAAGAAAAAAAATTAAAGAATTACTAAAAAACTACAAAAAATGGAATTGGGATCTTGAAAAAATCTTCAAAATTTCACTTTTTGATGTTGAGGATGTCTCTTTCAACACAATTTATTGCCTTGGTTTATTCGCTCTTTGCGAATTGTATAGTCTTTTCAATAAAAGTAAAGAAAAAGAACTAAAAGAATGGAGCTCTCTCGTAAAGAAATCCATTATAGAAAAATTTTGGGATAAAAAAGAAAAGCTCTATTTTAGCTTATTTCATAAAGAAGGGAAAGAATTCCCAATGAAAGTTAAAACCATTTCTTCTCTCTTTCCTCTAACACTCCCAATTCCCAAAAATCACATCAATCATTTAATACAACATTTAAAAAGCGAAAAAGAATTCTGGAGTAAATACCCAATCCCCTCCGTTGCAAGAGACGAACCATCTTTTGGCCCTTTAACTGATACTCGGTTCCTATGGAGAGGGACAACATGGATTAACACAAACTGGTTTATTATAAAAGGACTACAGAAACACGGATATAAAAAGCTATCCCTAGAGATCTCAAAAAAAACAATTGAACTTATAAAAAAATTTGATTTTTGCGAATTTTACGACCCTTTAGATGGACATCCTGGAAAAGCAATGAAGAATTTTAGCTGGTCTACTCTTGTAATAGAACTATTAAATTAAAACTCTCCAGGGAAAAAACACTTTACAAAATGCCCTTTTTTCACCTCAAAGAAAGGAGGCTCCTCATCTCCTTCACAAATCTTTCTTGCAATAGGGCATCTCGGATTAAAATAGCATCCAGAGGGTTTCTCAAGAAGAGAAGGGACCTCTCCCTTTAAATCAATCTTCTCTTTCTTCTTTTTAGGATTAGGTTCGGGAACTGCTGAAAGTAAAACTTTCGAGTAAGGGTGAAGGGGATTTTTATAAATCTCTTCTGAAGAACCAACTTCCATCAATTTACCAAGATACATTATTCCTATCTCATGAGCTATATGCTTAACTAAAGATAGATCATGAGAGATAAAAATATATGTTATCCGAAACTCTTTCTGCAAATCTTGCATTAAATTTATTACCTGTGCCCGAATAGAAACATCAAGAGAAGAAACAGGCTCATCAGCAATAATTAACTCAGGATTTGTAGAAAGAGCTCTTGCAATTCCTATCCTTTGTCTTTGCCCTCCTGAAAATTCATGAGGATATCTATAAAGACAATCTTCGCTTAATCCCACTTTTCTTATTAATTTCTTTACAATCTCTTTGTTCTCTTTTCTTTTCCCAAACATCACAATAAGAGGTTCTTCTATTATTTCTTCCACAGTAAACCTTGGATTGAGAGAAGAAAATGGGTCTTGAAAAATCATTTGAATTTTTTGGCGATAATATCTTAATTCTTTTCTGTTTAACTTCGGAAGATCAATTTTTACTCTTTGTTTTCTCCCATCTTCTAACTCCTCCTCATCATAGTAAAAAATATCTCCTTCTTTTGGATGCACGAGTCTAACTATTGTTTTTCCAATTGTAGACTTTCCGCAACCTGTTTCTCCGACAAGACCAAAAACTTTCCCTCTTTTCAATGTAAAACTAACTCCATCTACAGCTTTAACAAAACCCACAACCCTTCTAAAAACTCCTCCAAAAATAGGAAAATATGTTTTCAAATCTCTTACCTCAAGCAAAATCTCTTTTTTATTATCATTAATCCTAATCAATTTTCCTTTTCTTTCCATATTATTTAACCACTTTTTCTTAAAGTCCATCAATCAATTCTCCTTCTTTCATACAAATGGCAACGAACAGAGTGCTCTTTCTCCACTTTAATTAATTCTGGAACAACTCTCTCACAAATAGGCATCTTGTATTTACAGCGAGGATGAAAAGGACAACCAGGGGGTATCTCTATAATATTTGGAACATTTCCAGGTATTACTTTTAATCTATTTTTCCTTTCTTCCAATCTTGGAAGAGATTCCAATAAACCCTTTGTATAAGGATGCAAAGGGTTTTCAAAAAGAGTAATTGTCCTTGCTATTTCTTGAATCTTCCCGCAATAAATAACTGCTACCCTAACGCAGGTCTCTGCAACAACGCCCAAATCATGGGTTATTAGGAGAATTGCAGATTCTTTCTTCTTATTTTTTATCTCGGAAATAAGCCTAAGAATTTGAGCTTGAACTGTTACATCAAGGGCTGTGGTAGGTTCATCAGCTATCAAGAACTCAGGCTCACAACTAAGAGCAATCGCTATCATAACTCTCTGTCTCATCCCTCCAGAAAGTCTATGAGGATATTCATTTATTCTAAGTTCCGGAGAAGGAATTCCAACCTTCCTTAGTAAAGAAATAGCAACCTCCTTAGCTTCTTTCTTATTCATATTCTTATGGACAATCAAAGGCTCCATTATCTGATAACCTACTGTAAAAAGAGGATTTAGAGAGGTCATAGGCTCCTGAAAAATCATAGAAATCTTGTTCCCTCGGATTTTTCTCATCTCTTCCCAACTAAGTTCTAACAAATTCCTCTCCTTAAAAATTATCCTCCCACAAATTTTTCCTGGAGGATCCGGAATTAACCTCAAGATAGATAACGCTGTGACAGATTTACCAGAACCAGATTCTCCAACCAATCCTAAAAACTCCCCTTCATAAATACTAATATCTAAGCCGTCCACAGCTTTAGCTTTCGCACCGTTTATTTCAAAATGAACATTTAGATTTTCAATTCTTAATAACTCTTTACTCATAGCTTTTTATCTCATTCTTGTATAAACTCTTGGATCAAGAGCTTCCCTAATAGCCTCGCCGATAAACGCAATAAGCAAGAGAGTCAAAAACATCGCAACCATTGGAGAAAGAGTAAGCCACCAGGAATTTAAATTCGCCACACCTTGAGATAAAAGTTGTCCCCAACTTGGAGTTGGCTCTGGCAAACCAAATCCTAAAAAATCCAGAGAAGCAAGCACAGAAATTCCAGAAATTATACTAAAAGGCAAAAAAGAAATTACTGGCGTTAAAGAATTTGGTAAAATGTGAGAAAAAATTATTTTCCAATCACTCACTCCAATTGCTATAGCAGCCTGAACATAATCCTTCGCCTTTTCCCTTAGGAATTCAGCCCTTATATATCTTGCTGTTGAGATCCAAGCGAAAAGAGAAATAACTATAATCAAAATTGCAAAATTTGGTATCATTATTGAAGAAATAACCATTACAGTGAATAGAAAGGGAATTGATGCCCATATTTCAATAAAACGCAATCCAAGAAAATCGACTTTTCCTCCAAAGTAGCCCAAGAGAGCTCCAAAAAGAATCCCAATTCCATATTCTGCTAAGGTTAGAAGTAGAGAAAAACTCATATAAATTCTAAAACCATAGACAAGCCTTGCAAGAACATCCCTACCCCTATCATCTGTCCCAAGAAAATGTTTTCTATCTGGGGGGGTTGGTGGATTTCTATTGCCAAGTTCTCCCAAAAGGCTCTCATTAGGGCCATAAGGATAAGGAGCAAGAACAACAAAATCTCCTCTTTTTTCTTCTTCAAATATTCTTTTAAGTTCTCGATGATTGTCAAAGCTTCTTTTTATCTTCTCATATCTTTTATATTTTTCTCTTGAATAAATAAACTCTTTTCTGTTTTCCGGAGAAAGAGTATCTTCTTTATTCATCCAAAGTAGATATTCTTCTTTCGCCTCAATCTCTTTTTTAAAAATATCCTTTTTAAAAGAAACATCACTATAAGGGGTAAAATATATTTTATTATCAAACTTAATAAGAATTGCATTCTCGTTTATCAAAAATTCGGAGAAGAAAGATAAAAAGTAAAGAATTCCTATAATCAAAAGAGAATAATAACCTCTCTTAAAACTCTTAAATTTTTTTATTTTCTTCACTAAGATGGGTGAAATAAAAGCCTTTTGCATCTCTCCTAAATTTAGTCCAGCCTTATCCTTGGATCTATTATACAATAAAGAAAGTCAGAAAAGATATTCCCAATCATATAAAGAACTGAAGAAAAGACCAAAATTCCAAGCATCACAGGGTAATCTCTATCTAAGATTGAATTATACCCTAACATCCCAAAACCATGAATATTAAAAACTTTCTCTATTAAGAAAGAACCTGATAAAATTATAGAGAATACTCCTCCAAGACCTGTTGCAATTGGAATTAAAGAATTTCTTAAAACATGTTTCAAAATAACAGTTCTTTCAGATAAACCCTTTGCAAAAGCTGTTCGCACATAATCTTGAGCAAGATTTTCTATTAAAGAATTTTTCATCAAAATTGTAAGAGTTGCAAAAGACCCAAGAGTATAACAAAAAACAGGTAAAATCATATGGTGAATGTTATCCCAAATTTTCCCTATTAAAGTTAAATTTTCATAATCTAAAGAATGTATTCCACCTAAAGGGAATATGTTTAAAAAAGAACCTCCCCCAAATAGAACAAGAAGCACAATCCCTGCGACCCATCCTGGAATTGCATATCCTATAAAAACTATTGCGGAACTTATAAAATCAAAGAAAGACTTATGCTTAATTGCTTTTAATATCCCAAGCGGAATGCAAACAAGATATGAAAGCAAAAAACCTGTAATCCCAAACCTTAAAGAAATTGGGAATCTTTCTCTAATTACATCCCAAACAGGTCTTGAATAGGTATAAGATTCTCCCAGGTCAAAACGAACCACTTTCCAAAGCCATAATAAATATGAAATATAAAAAGGTTTATCAAATCCATAAATTCTTTTCAGTTTTTCTACCATCTCCTCAGATATAGCTGTCCCTCCACTACCAATAGTGCTACCCCCCTCACTTTGAAATTGCATTTGCCTATATTTCAAAATCGCCATTTCAACAGGTCCTCCAGGAGCAAATCTTGTAATTGTAAAGACAATAAAAGTAACTCCTATAAAAGTTGGTATCACCATTAAAAGACGCCTAATAAAATAGTTTATCATTTCTTATATTCCTCCTTAAACTCCTCCCAACTTTTAAGTTTTACCTTACTTCGAAGCATAATTTCTTTATCTTTTGCTCTCTCTAATTCTTGAGAAAGTTCCTCATCTATCCACCAAAATGCAATTATTGGCCAATATGGTTTATAATTTATAAGTCCATT encodes the following:
- a CDS encoding response regulator yields the protein MILVVEDNKALRMILKKALQRAGYEVRVAENGEEGLKVLNEETPELIISDVVMPEMDGFEFIKKVREKFPIIPFIFLTVKSEIDEYSKGYELGATDYITKPFNGALLVKKVKKRLEASRLMKEIVDRKRSEVEIDKIFIVEFINTLKEQKVDCRLLISSPFGDGIVEIKGGKIKKSKIADLEGEKALSKIASLNKGEIKIEF
- a CDS encoding ABC transporter permease subunit; the protein is MQKAFISPILVKKIKKFKSFKRGYYSLLIIGILYFLSFFSEFLINENAILIKFDNKIYFTPYSDVSFKKDIFKKEIEAKEEYLLWMNKEDTLSPENRKEFIYSREKYKRYEKIKRSFDNHRELKRIFEEEKRGDFVVLAPYPYGPNESLLGELGNRNPPTPPDRKHFLGTDDRGRDVLARLVYGFRIYMSFSLLLTLAEYGIGILFGALLGYFGGKVDFLGLRFIEIWASIPFLFTVMVISSIMIPNFAILIIVISLFAWISTARYIRAEFLREKAKDYVQAAIAIGVSDWKIIFSHILPNSLTPVISFLPFSIISGISVLASLDFLGFGLPEPTPSWGQLLSQGVANLNSWWLTLSPMVAMFLTLLLIAFIGEAIREALDPRVYTRMR
- a CDS encoding TatD family hydrolase, whose translation is MICDSHCHLQDKRFRGEIEKLIQEAKKVGVEKIIIPGWDLLSSKEAVELAWKFENVYAACGVHPHDAKFYDDVVEEEIRKLVKNKKVVAIGEIGLDYYRNISPKEIQIDVFKRQLKIAEENNLPVIIHTRDSIEDVIKIVKEFSCKGVFHAFNGSEDVAERVIEMSFYLGVGGVITYPNAKIAKVLKEISLDNVLVETDAPYLTPHPKRGKRNEPAYTIYVVKKITEIKNKSFEEVSNRIYDNTVNLFGINNSTKGGSNGKD
- a CDS encoding M48 family metallopeptidase yields the protein MEKRIHPLLDERLQEKAKAYEKERRKISLWGSIISSFFNLFFYFSGLSGKIAHSKVFSSVFILFVIYLLIYGITQDLITFPLSYISGFIIEKKFGFLKQSKKEWLKDHLKSFLISLIFSILIFGALLIIFEKFESLWWLVASSFMLLFSIAVSIVFPIWIMPIFHKYELIEDEELKKSLKEILEKGGLKFRGFFKEDTSRKTTKENAMLAGLGKTKRVILTDNLINNMKIDEIKAVLAHEVGHYKRAHIPKIIFTGLFFNLFSFYILHLTFSYFFPTFLKGFRDNIALLPMFLLFLSLIDLVFLKILQNFLLRLFEIQADKEALNLTEDPEAFKRAMAGLANRNLSNAYPGFLVKLIYYTHPPIGERLEMAEEFQKGR
- a CDS encoding twin-arginine translocase TatA/TatE family subunit gives rise to the protein MFGPIGWPEIILILLIALLLFGAKRLPEIGKSMGKAIREFKKSLRETSNELDEEEGNEASEEKDK
- a CDS encoding ABC transporter ATP-binding protein translates to MSKELLRIENLNVHFEINGAKAKAVDGLDISIYEGEFLGLVGESGSGKSVTALSILRLIPDPPGKICGRIIFKERNLLELSWEEMRKIRGNKISMIFQEPMTSLNPLFTVGYQIMEPLIVHKNMNKKEAKEVAISLLRKVGIPSPELRINEYPHRLSGGMRQRVMIAIALSCEPEFLIADEPTTALDVTVQAQILRLISEIKNKKKESAILLITHDLGVVAETCVRVAVIYCGKIQEIARTITLFENPLHPYTKGLLESLPRLEERKNRLKVIPGNVPNIIEIPPGCPFHPRCKYKMPICERVVPELIKVEKEHSVRCHLYERRRID
- a CDS encoding flavin reductase family protein is translated as MEKIKVPISKANRLINSGNLILVTSSYKGKSNIITVAWHMPVSIKPPIIGVSIGTSRYSAELIKKGKEFIVNIPTWNLLDKVLYCGTHSGRDVDKFEKAKLTQQKPLRLSNTPKIGECIGAIECTLIDYKELGDHIVFFGEVLYVEAVKVLFKNEIWDPLKAELIYHLGGDVFMCSTGRVDKGEIKN
- a CDS encoding DUF512 domain-containing protein, whose amino-acid sequence is MIRIDKVKKRSIADKIGLKKGMHLISIDDKEINDPLDLKFFEIGESIRIKILDKKETHIYDIKKGEEEPIGIESKEFEIRLCENNCIFCFVDQNPPLARESLLIKDDDYRMSFLYGNYLSLTNFKEEDFKRIIEMKLSPLYISVHTTNPRKRIEMMRNKKAGEIMAQLKRLCDGGIKLHTQIVLLPGVNDGEILNETLEDLLSLDLLESIGIVPVGLTSFRSNLPEIKNPTPKWMEGVIRLVEPYQEELVRKKKKRIIYLADEFYIKTNNPIPPLSFYDDFPQLENGIGLTRKFLDGLELLDVPLFDGEVLLVTGILAYESVQKLEFRFKEAGVKAEVVSFKNRYFGETVEVAPLLGGWDLLGLLYNYQAEFVILPPDIVNDEGLFIDGCSLSILENNLKKKIIVAPYDVVQLGNLR
- a CDS encoding HAMP domain-containing sensor histidine kinase, with product MKGELSEREGLTLIVHEIKNSLSGLKMGLGMLSESKDKEVKEISEALLEELEYLRDITLDFLSLSGQFDLKLEEVDIEKLARESARIVIGNNNHVFFNFSEDFPQVLCDKNLIKSVLINLINNAYEEVGEEGKIEVGGRKKEGNMVEFWVKDNGKGIKGDVNSIFKKFKSRKKGGIGIGLYLVRKIVYEHFGKINVESIYGKGTKFIIEMPRDFHFVDRRSGKERRQIKGRRKEDG
- a CDS encoding ABC transporter permease subunit, yielding MINYFIRRLLMVIPTFIGVTFIVFTITRFAPGGPVEMAILKYRQMQFQSEGGSTIGSGGTAISEEMVEKLKRIYGFDKPFYISYLLWLWKVVRFDLGESYTYSRPVWDVIRERFPISLRFGITGFLLSYLVCIPLGILKAIKHKSFFDFISSAIVFIGYAIPGWVAGIVLLVLFGGGSFLNIFPLGGIHSLDYENLTLIGKIWDNIHHMILPVFCYTLGSFATLTILMKNSLIENLAQDYVRTAFAKGLSERTVILKHVLRNSLIPIATGLGGVFSIILSGSFLIEKVFNIHGFGMLGYNSILDRDYPVMLGILVFSSVLYMIGNIFSDFLYCIIDPRIRLD
- a CDS encoding oligopeptide/dipeptide ABC transporter ATP-binding protein, encoding MDFKKKWLNNMERKGKLIRINDNKKEILLEVRDLKTYFPIFGGVFRRVVGFVKAVDGVSFTLKRGKVFGLVGETGCGKSTIGKTIVRLVHPKEGDIFYYDEEELEDGRKQRVKIDLPKLNRKELRYYRQKIQMIFQDPFSSLNPRFTVEEIIEEPLIVMFGKRKENKEIVKKLIRKVGLSEDCLYRYPHEFSGGQRQRIGIARALSTNPELIIADEPVSSLDVSIRAQVINLMQDLQKEFRITYIFISHDLSLVKHIAHEIGIMYLGKLMEVGSSEEIYKNPLHPYSKVLLSAVPEPNPKKKKEKIDLKGEVPSLLEKPSGCYFNPRCPIARKICEGDEEPPFFEVKKGHFVKCFFPGEF